Genomic DNA from Bdellovibrio sp. ArHS:
TCATACTTTTGTCCTTGCATGAATTTATCAGTCACCGAATGAAAGGCCGTCAGCACCGACTCAGGATTGTTAAAAACATACCCCATAATCAAAACCAAACCACCGACCAAAATAAAGAAAAGCGCCGCCAACCCCATCAAAATCTTCTTAATCATAAAACCAAAATCTCCAAAGTAACGGCTAACCAAAAATATCCATCACCCCAAAAGCCTGTCGAAGCCTAACCAACATGAATCTACCAAGTTGCGAGCGGGCGGTCAGCGATGTCGAGTTCCGCAGCAGCCCACTTCAAAGGAGGGGCGTCCGCGAGGACTGTCCGAGCACATCGCTGACCGCCCGCGAGGGTGCCTGCTTGATTTCCACCTTATCATATGGGACGTTTATTCTAAACAGAAACAGAGGACCTCATGCGCCGTATACTTCCAGAAACAGATTTAGAAAGAAAGCTGATGTGTCTGGGCGCGGTCTTTGTTGAAGAAAATCAGGTTCTTGATGAGGTGTTTCAAGTTATTGGGTCTGATCTGATGGACGATAGAGAGCTGTCATCTGAAATCAAAGATCAGGTTTTGGATGAAATCGGCGAGTACTTTTTCCGATTGGATATGAACTATGGCCCCGAGATCAAAGGGGATTGCATCGGCATTCTGGAAGAATTCTGGGGTGTGACGGACAAAGCCTCGGCTTTGAAAAACCTTGAGAACATTCGGCAACAGGGGCATCGCACGAAATTCAATGTGCTTAAATCATCTCTGCCATCGGATGGCAGCATTGATGCCGTGTCGTTAGAAAAGTTTAAGCAAATTTTCTGTTTTGATATCGAAGTCGGGCAGGAAGTGCAAATGAGCAAAGAGGACTACACCAAGCTTGCCTCCTGGGTTCAACGCACGAATAAATATTTAAAAGAGGCTGGTATTC
This window encodes:
- a CDS encoding DUF1266 domain-containing protein, yielding MRRILPETDLERKLMCLGAVFVEENQVLDEVFQVIGSDLMDDRELSSEIKDQVLDEIGEYFFRLDMNYGPEIKGDCIGILEEFWGVTDKASALKNLENIRQQGHRTKFNVLKSSLPSDGSIDAVSLEKFKQIFCFDIEVGQEVQMSKEDYTKLASWVQRTNKYLKEAGILGWDAARYIHLVRLCFVVGYLEDNEAWAEILKLAPVIEGRFDSWMEFSQSFLIGRTFWSGHDDPQVKEICQRLLGHPASPWRFFSWT